The Pseudomonas sp. IAC-BECa141 genome contains the following window.
CTTCAATGCCTTCGCCGAGCGTTTCCCCAAGGTCTATCTCAATCAGGACAAGCACCTGACCGACGCCGACAATCTGTATTGCGCCGGCGGCACCACCTCAGCCTGCGATCTCTACATTTACCTGATCGAGCGCTTCTGCGGTGCCAATGTGGCCCAGGCCGTGGCCCGCGACATTCTCTATGAGGTGCAACGCAGCTACGCACCTGGCCGCATCGGCTTCGGCGGTCAGAAGCTGCACCAGGACGTGATCATCCTGCAGATCCAGCACTGGCTTGAAGAGCATTTCGCCGACAAGTTCCGCTTCGAAGACGTGGCGCGCGAGCACGGCATGAGCATTCGCAACTTCATGCGCCGCTTCCAGACCGCCACCGGCGACAAGCCGCTGCACTACCTGCAACGGCTGCGCATCGAGACTGCCAAAGGCCTGCTCTCCGGCAGTCGCAAGAGCATCAAGACCATCAGCTACGAAGTCGGCTACGACGATGCGAGCTTCTTCGCGCGGCTGTTCCGCCAGCACACCGAATTGTCGCCGAACCAGTACCGGCAGCAGTTCCAGCAAGCTGCCTGACGATTCGACCAGACACAAAAAAAGGCCTGCATCTGCAGGCCTTTTTGTTTGCCGATTCCGCTTAAGGCTTGTGTGCCCGGGACAGGAATTCGTGCGATTGCATCTCCAGCAGACGGCTGAGGGTACGCTGGAACTCGAACGTCAGACGCCCGCCGGTGTACAGATCTTTCAATTCGACTTCGGCAGAAATGATCAGTTTGACGTTACGGTCGTAGAACTCGTCGACCATGTTGATGAAGCGTCGGGCGATGTCGTCGGTAGTGACGCTCATCTGCTCCACGCCACTGAGCAGCACGGCGTGGAAGATCTTGCCCAGCTCGATGTAGTCGTTCTGGCTGCGCGGGCCGTCGCACAGCTCGCGGAAGTCGAACCAGGCCACGTCATCGCAAGTACGCAGGGCACGGATTTCGCGGTTTTCAATGATCAGCACATCGTTTTCCACGGCGGCGGTGCATTCCGGCGTCAGTGCGCGGAAGCTCTTGCGCAGGCTTTCGTGGGCAACTTCGTCAAGCGGAAAGTGGAACAGTTCCGCTTGTTCCAGGTGGCGCAGACGGTAGTCGACGCCGCTGTCGACGTTGACGATCTCGGTGTTCTGCTTGATCAGCGCGATGGCCGGCAAGAAGCGCGCGCGCTGCAGGCCATCCTTGTACAGACCGTCCGGCACGATGTTCGAAGTGGCAACCAGCGTTACGCCGTTCTTGAACAGTTCTTCCATCAGCGTGCCGAGGATCATGGCGTCGGTGATGTCGGAGACGAAGAATTCATCAAAACAGATGACCCGCGATTCCGTCGCGAAACGCTTGGCGATGATGGTCAGCGGGTTTTTCTCGCCGCCGAGGGTTTTCATCTCTTCGTGCACGCGCTTCATGAAGCGGTGGAAGTGAGTGCGGGTCTTTTCCTTGAATGGCAGCGCTTCGAAGAAGGTGTCCACCAGGTAAGTCTTGCCACGACCCACGCCGCCCCAGAAGTACAGACCCTTGACCGGCGTCTGATCCTTTTTGCCAAACAGCTTGCCCAGCAAACCCGGCTTGTTCTGCTCGGCCGCGATCAGGTCGTCGTACAGGCGTTGCAGATGACGCACGGCAGTTTCCTGCGCCGCATCGTGGAAGAAGTCCGGGCGTTTCAGATCAGCTTGATATCGTTCTAGGGGCGTCATAATTCGTTAGCAAGGCAACAAAAACGGGCCGTCACTGTAGCGATGGCCCGTGGGAATGGCAATCGGCCCTTGGTCGGGCCGGCCCGTTGATTATTCCTGAACCGGTGTCAGAGCGATCCGCAAGGCCTCGACGGCCGCGTCCCGCGCTGCCACGTCGGCAAACGCCGGGCTGTCGCCGACACACTCGCCTTCCAGCCAGACACTGAAACTCAGGTCTTCGCTGCGCACATCCAGTGCCTGACCCGACTGCAGCTGCTTGGTCACCTGACCGGCGGTCTTGCCGTCGGCGAAGTTGCGCGACAGCAGCAGTTGCTCGCCATCGGCCGCCAACAGACGGAAACGGAAACTGCCGTCGTCTTCGCGGAAACTGACGAAACGTGCGGCTTTAGCGGCTTTCTTCTTGGTGGTCGCGGCGACCTGAACCTGATTGACGAAGGAGCGCAGGCCGACCGCTTCGCGCAGCTCGTTGAGGAACGGCGTCGCCACCGCACGGGCCTTTTTGGCACCGTGTTGCAGGATGTCTTCCAGATCGGCCGGACGTTCGATCAACTGGTGATAACGCTCGCGGGACTCGCCCAGCTCGTTATCGAGCAACTGGAACAGACGGTTCTTCGCCTCGCCCCAGCCCAGACCACCCAGCAGTTCGCTGCGGAACTCGTCGGCCTGCGCCGGCGTGGAGAAAGCCTGGAACAGGGTGAACAGGTGCGAGTTGTCCGGATCTTTCGCTTCGCCCGGCGCGCGGGAGTCGGTGACGATCCGCGAGATCGCGTCCTTCATTTCCTTGGCGCTGGAGAACAGCGGAATGGTGTTGTCGTAGCTCTTGGACATCTTGCGACCGTCCAGGCCCGGCAGCGTGGCAACGCTTTCTTCGATCAGCGCTTCGGGCATGGTGAAGAACTCCTTGCCCTGGCCGAACAGGTGGTTGAAGCGCTGGCCGATGTCACGAGCCATTTCCACATGCTGGATCTGGTCGCGACCGACCGGCACCTTGTGTGCGTTGAACATCAGGATGTCGGCCGCCATCAGCACCGGATAGCTGTACAAGCCCATGGTGATGCCGGCATCCGGGTCTTCGCCGGTCTCGAGGTTCTTGTCCACCGAAGCCTTGTAGGCGTGGGCACGGTTGAGCAGGCCCTTGGCCGCGACACACGTCAGCAGCCAGGTCAGCTCGGGGATTTCCGGGATGTCGGACTGACGATAGAAGGTCACGCGATCCACATCCAGGCCACCGGCCAGCCAGGTCGCGGCGATTTCCAGACGCGAGCGCTGAATGCGCAGCGGGTCATCGCATTTGATCAAGGCATGATAGTCGGCCAGGAAGTAGAACGAATCGGCATTGCTGTCGCGGCTGGCGAGAATCGCCGGGCGAATGGCACCGGCGTAGTTGCCCAGGTGCGGGGTGCCGGTGGTGGTGATGCCGGTGAGGATGCGGGTACGGTTCGTCATGGGTAATCGCTTGTCAGACTGCAATCAATTCGAGAGACGCGGCAGGATCAGATCCTTGAGATCGGTCAGCTTGCCATGAAAAAAGTGTCCGCATTCTGCCACTTTCAGCAGCTCATGGGGGCGCTGGAGTTTGTCGGACCAGTCGTAGACCCGCTGCGGCTCGATCACTTCGTCGGTTTCCGGCTGGATCACGGTCAGTTCGCCCTGCTGCGGCAGTTGATCCTGCTCGCCCAGGCGCATCACCGCCGGTGCGACCATGAACAAGTGCTTGAGCGTGATGCCTTGGGCTTCGAGACGGCCGCCGAGACTTGCTGCAACAAATCCACCGAAGGAGAAACCGAACAGGGTCAGTGGCAGACCCGGATGTTTGTCCAGCAGCCATGCAGCGGCAGCCTGGGCGTCGTCGACCTCACCCGTGCCCATGTCATGAGAGCCTTCGCTGGCACCGACGCCGCGATAGTTGAAACGCAAGGTGATCAGGCCGGCATCGCGCGCGGTGCGCTGCAGGGTCGAGACGACCTTGTTGAGCATGGTGCCGCCCTGCACCGGGTTGGGATGGCAGATCAGCGCGATGCCTCGCGGCTGCTCATTGTCCAGGTACAAAGACTCAAGTTGCCCCACCGGGCCATCAATCACTACAGGGGTTTCACGCATCAGCAAGGAAGGAACTCCGTGACCTCGGATCGGGTCGACTCGTCTAGCAAATTGTCTGTGCCAGTCTATTGCGAGTGAATCGCGGTATACAGCGCAGGTTCGAGCCGTTAACGTAAAGCAAAGCCGTTTATAGAGGAAGGACTCGTGGAACACTCGCTCTTAGTTTGGTTGTTACCGACTCTTGCCCTGGTTGTGGGTGTCGCCATTGGTTTCCTGATCGCTCGCGTTGCGCCGAACGCCGCGCCCAGCCGCACGCAGCGTCAACTGGATGATATTCAGGAACGTTTCGACAGTTATCAGAACGAAGTGGTGACCCACTTCAACAGCACCGCCAATCTGGTCAAGAAACTGACCCAGAGCTATCAGGAAGTGCAGGACCACCTCGCCGAGGGCGCCAACCGCCTGGCCCTGGACGAGCAGACTCGTCAACGCCTGCTGGCTTCCTTGCACTCCGAGGCAGCACAGGCCCCACGGGAACGCCTGACGCCGCCACGGGATCAGGAACCGCCGCGTGACTACGCGCCGAAGACCCCGAACTCGCCGGGCATGCTCGACGAGCATTACGGTCTGAAGAAGTAATCAGCCTTCGCGCCAACAAAAAGCCCCGGACAATCACTTGTCCGGGGGCTTTTTGTACCTGACGGTTACGGGTATTGCTGAACGGTGCCCGGCTGTTGCTGGCCACCGTACTGCTGGCCCGGGATTGCCTTGAGGTTGACCTCGACGCGGCGGTTCTGCGCGCGGCCATTGACGTCACCGTTGCTGGCGATCGGATTATCCGGACCCGCACCACGAGCACTCAGGTTGGCACCGCTGACACCTTGCGACGTCAGGTAGGTCGCCACGCTCTGCGCACGACGCTGGGACAGGTCCATGTTGTGCTGACGGCTGCCAGTGCTGTCGGTGTAGCCGACGATTTCGATCTGGTTCTGGTTGAACTCTTTGAGCGAGTTGGCCAGGTTGTTCAACGGCTGATAGAAGCTGGGAGCGATGTTCGCCGAATCGGTGGCGAAGGTGATATTGCCCGGCATGATCAGCTTGATCTGATCGCCCTGACGCTGCACTTCAACCCCGGTGTTGGCCATGCTGGCGCGCAGTTTTTTCTCCTGCTGGTCGGCGTAGTAGCCGTAACCGGCGGCCGAGGCACCGACGACAGCTGCGCCAATCAGCGCTCCCTTGCCGCGGTTGTTGTGGTCGATGGCGGCACCGGCCAGCGCGCCGGCCAGTGCTCCGAGGCCACCGTACTTGGCGGTTTTGCTCATGCCCTGGGAGCCACCGTCGGCCTGACCCTGATTGTCATACGGGTTGGGCGAGGCGCAGCCGGACAAAACGGCCACGGCAGTAGCGACAATAATCAAACGACGCGTGGTGAACATGGAGAGCTCCTACATTTTGCATTCTGTGGTGCAGCGGCCATTGGCAACTGGCCCATGCGGGCGTTGGATCATGACAATGCACAAAAATTCCGCTGCACACCCGTGACAAAATGTTTAGGCACGCACAAACGGGTTCTCGCGCATTTCATCTCCAAGACGCGTATCCGGACCATGCCCGGCCACGACAGTCGCGTCTTCATCCAGGGTGTACAGCCGCTGCTTGATCGATCGCACGATGGTCGCCTGATCGCCGCCCCACAAATCCGTGCGCCCTACTCCGCGACGAAACAACGTGTCGCCGGCAATCAACAGCTTAGCCTCGGAAAACCAGAAGCTCATGGAACCTGGCGTATGCCCCGGTGTGTGCAGTGCCACGCCACAGCCACAGGCCAGCTCTTCATCGTCGTTCAACCAGCGATCGGGAGACGGCACGGGAGTGTACGGCACGCCGAACATCTGGCACTGCATTTCGAGGTTGTCCCAGAGAAACTGGTCTTCCTTGTGCAGATGCAAGGTGGCGCCGGTCTTCTCCTTCATCTGGCCGGAAGCCAGGAAGTGATCGAGGTGCGCGTGGGTGTGAATGATGCTGACCACTTTCAGGCCCAGCGCATCGACGCGGGCCATGATCAGGTCAGGATTGCCGCCCGGGTCAACGACGATGGCTTTTTTGGTGATCGGGTCGCCGATGATCGTGCAGTTGCACTGGAGCGGGCCGACGGGGAAGGTTTCGCGAATGAGCGCGGGATTTGCAGCGGTCATGGGGGATCCTGAAAAGACATTCGAAACAATGCGCAGAGGCTGATTTGCGCCATTTTACGTTGTTGGCTCGCAGGATGACGACACAGCGCAAAACAGCAGATTCAGTTCAACACTCCCAACTCTTTCGCCCGCGCCACCGCCTGCGTGCGCCGCTCCACACCCAGCTTGCTGTTGATGTGACTGGCATGGGTTTTCACGGTGTGCAGAGAGATGAACAGTTGATCGCTGATTTCCTGATTCGAGCAACCCTGAGCGATCAGACGCAGCACCGCCAGTTCGCGGCTGCTGAGCTGTTCGGTAGCGGCAGACTCCGCAGTGGGGCGAGCCTGGGTCTGAGGGAATTGCTCAAGCAATTGCTGACCGACGGCTGCCGGTGCAGTCAGTGACAGTTGCCCGCGCAACCAGTCTGCATGCTCTTTGATGAGTAGATCGAAAGGCTGCAGGACACCGCCGGACGCCGCTTCCAATGCTTGAGCCAAAGCCTTGCGGGCCTCAGGTTCGCGGCCACCGGCCAGCAGCAGTGAAACCTTTTGCGTCAACGCCATCACGCTCAACAATTGCCTCCCGGTCTGCTGACCGTTTTCCAGGAGGACATTCAACCGCCCTTCAGCGAGCATCGGCTGCCCCTGAATGACATCCAGCAACGCCTGCTGCAACTCGACATGCAACGGCAGCTGCGGATGAAATTCCGGCGGAGCCGCTGCACGTTCGCCCGTGTAGGTCTGCCCCAGTCGTGCCAGCCACGCTTCGGCCAGATCGATGCGCCCCTGCGCCAGCCACAATTCGCATTTGACCAGGGTGATCATCGCCAGGTAGTAAATTGGCGGGACGTCCCAGATGTGCATCAGGCGTTCGGCTTCGGCCAGCTCGGCGAAGGCCCGTGCGTAGTCGCCGCTGCTGCCGTCAAGTCGGGCGATGACGCAATGGCCGATCAACACGCTGATATCCCGACAGGCCCGAGCTTCGCTCAAACCCGCCTGTAATCGCTGGCGCGCCGCTTCGGGCTGCAATCGCATGGCCAGCAGAAAACCCTCATACAGCGTCAGGCGCGCACGCACGGCGTACAAACGCTGTGCAGACAATCCTCGCAGGCGCTCCAGCCCTTGGCGCACTTCATCGAGCGCGCGCAGGATTTCGCCGCGCGCCTGCAGGACGCGGGCACGATCATAATGCGCCAACGCCTCGAACAAGGGATTGCCGACCCGCTGCGCCAGCTCAAGCGACTCGCGGTTCAGACCCCGTGCGCGCCACAGATCGCCGTCGGCAATTGCCAGGTTGGACAAGGTCGACAGGCACATCAGGCGCTGGCCGTAACGCTTGGCCGGCAGGCTTTCCAGTGCCTCGCTGCAATACTCGATGGTCTGCTCGCGATGGCCTCGCCCACGGGCGATGATGCCCTTGAGCGCCAGCCATTGGGCCAGCATCGATTTCTGTGCGGTGGCCGAGGGTGCTGGCAGAAACCGGCTCAAATGGCTGGCCAGTTCTTCGGCCGCATCTAGCTGACAGGCAAGCCCCAACGCCCAGCTGTACAACACAATCAGGCGCGGGGTGCTGATCAGCAGGCTGTCAGGCAAGTCCATTTTCCAGCGCAGCAGCATGCCGACGTTCTGCTCGGCCAGCAGTTGCTCCTCGGAGAGGTTTTGTACCAGATTGGCCGCGACGTCCAGATGCCCCGCGCGCAAGGCCTGCTCGACGGCTTCATCCAGCAGGCCCTGGGCGTTGAACCAGCGGCAGGCGCGCAGATGCAGCGTCGCGGCGGGGACCAGTGCCCGGGCGATAGGCCGGCTGCGCAACAGGTCGGAAAACAGGTGGTGATAACGGTACCAGTGCCCGTGCTCGTCCAGCGGCACCAGGAACACCTGATGCGCCAGCAGGAAACGCAGGATTTCAGCGCTGTCATGGGCCTCGCGCACCGCGTCACACAACTCGCTGCAAAAGCGCTCCTGCGGTGCGGTGTCATAAAGAAACGCCTGCACCTCGGCGGGCAGGCAATCGATGACTTCCTCCAGCAGGTATTCGCGGATCAGCCCTTCCCCACCGTTCAGCGCTTGCGGCAACGCCGACTCGGTGCCGACTTCGGAAATTGCCAGCAGCCAGAAGCGCAGGCCGGCCACCCAGCCTTCGCTGCGCTGGATCAGGTTTTCCAGCGCTTCACCGCGCAGGGAACTGCTGTGACGATCAAGCAGTGCCAGAGCTTCGTCGTGGGTCAGGCGCAGATCCTGTTCGTGCAGTTCCAGCAATTGGCGCGACAGCCGCAGACGGGCCAGGTGCCAGTCCGGGCGCTGCCGACTGGTGACCATGACCACCAGGCCGTCCGGTAAATGATTGAGGAAAAACTGCAGGCATCGATCGAGCACCGGCCCTTGAGCAAGATGGTAATCATCCAGTACCAACAGCAGCGGGGCCGTGGGTTGCAGATGCAGCGTCAACTCATCCAACAGGCCGTCCAGCCATTCTTCGAAGGCAAACGGTTGATGGCGTTGACGCATTTTCAGCAGCCCCAGTGCGCGGCTGCCGAGTTCCGGGAAGTAGTCCTGCAGGCCTTCGAGCAGTCGTTCGAGAAACCGCCCCGGATCGTTATCCCGCGGGCTCAGCCCCAACCAAAGGCTTTGCCAGTGCGCCGGCAGGCTCTGACAGAACTCCACCGCCAGCGAGCTCTTGCCGAACCCGGCCGGAGCGCTGACCAGCAACAGGCGCCCTCCGAGTCCGGCGCCAAGGCGTTCGCACAAACGGGGTCGCAGCACGTAGCCATCGGGTAATGGCGGGCGAAAAAAACGTCCGTCCAGTGCCGCGACGGCAACGCTTGCGGGACCCGGAAGTGGGGACAGATCAGTCATGGCCGGCTCTTGTTCGTATGGCTGTTGGCGGCGTAGCAGATGCCCGCAGACTAGCCTTAAACGGAGCGGTTATGAAGGTCGTTGCTACAAATGGCTACAAAAAGGCTACGGAAAAAGCGACAGACAAAAAAACGCCCCGAACCTGTCGGGGCGTTTTCACGAGGATGCGGCCTCGGTTTACAGGAGCTTAGCGAACACCATCCTGACGCAGAGCGGCTGGAGTGAAGTCGCTGGTGGTGGCGGTAAAACCGAAGTCATACGCCGACTTCTCTTCGTTCTTCATGCCCAGCGCCAGGTAACGGCCGGACTGCAGATCGTAAAGGGTCTCCAGGGTGTACCACGGTACCTGAACGTTGTAGTAGTCCTGAGCGTGAGCTTCCGCCACGCGCCACAATTGACCACGACCGTCGTAGTGATCGATCACCGCCGCTTGCCAGGTGTCTTCGTCGATGAAGAAGTCGCGCTTGGCATAGATGTGACGCTGACCTTCCTTCAGGGTCGCGGTCACGTGCCAGACGCGACGCAGTTCATAACGCGCCAGATCCTGGTTGATGTGCCCGGCCTTGATGATGTCGGCGTACTTGAGCTTCGGATCGTCGAGCTTGTAGCTGTCGGAGGCGATGTACATTTCTTGCTTGCCGATCAGTTTCCAGTCGTAACGGTCCGGTGCGCCGTTGAACATGTCCAGGTTGTCGGAAGTCCGCAGGCCGTCCGCCGCGGTACCCGGGCCGTCATAGGACACTTGCGGTGCACGGCGCACACGACGCTGACCGGCGTTGTAGACCCACGCCGAACGCGGTTCCTTCACCTGGTCGAGGGTTTCGTGCACCAGCAGCACGCCACCGGCCAGACGTGCCGGCGCGGTCACTTTCTGCTTGAAGTAGAACAGGATGTTGCCCGGGTTCGCCGGATCGTAGTCCTTCATCTTGTCGCGGAATACGAACTGGTCCTGGAAGTACACCAGGCTGAACGAGCCGTTCGGTTGCGGCGTGGCCTGGGTCAC
Protein-coding sequences here:
- the zapE gene encoding cell division protein ZapE: MTPLERYQADLKRPDFFHDAAQETAVRHLQRLYDDLIAAEQNKPGLLGKLFGKKDQTPVKGLYFWGGVGRGKTYLVDTFFEALPFKEKTRTHFHRFMKRVHEEMKTLGGEKNPLTIIAKRFATESRVICFDEFFVSDITDAMILGTLMEELFKNGVTLVATSNIVPDGLYKDGLQRARFLPAIALIKQNTEIVNVDSGVDYRLRHLEQAELFHFPLDEVAHESLRKSFRALTPECTAAVENDVLIIENREIRALRTCDDVAWFDFRELCDGPRSQNDYIELGKIFHAVLLSGVEQMSVTTDDIARRFINMVDEFYDRNVKLIISAEVELKDLYTGGRLTFEFQRTLSRLLEMQSHEFLSRAHKP
- a CDS encoding MBL fold metallo-hydrolase codes for the protein MTAANPALIRETFPVGPLQCNCTIIGDPITKKAIVVDPGGNPDLIMARVDALGLKVVSIIHTHAHLDHFLASGQMKEKTGATLHLHKEDQFLWDNLEMQCQMFGVPYTPVPSPDRWLNDDEELACGCGVALHTPGHTPGSMSFWFSEAKLLIAGDTLFRRGVGRTDLWGGDQATIVRSIKQRLYTLDEDATVVAGHGPDTRLGDEMRENPFVRA
- a CDS encoding OmpA family protein encodes the protein MFTTRRLIIVATAVAVLSGCASPNPYDNQGQADGGSQGMSKTAKYGGLGALAGALAGAAIDHNNRGKGALIGAAVVGASAAGYGYYADQQEKKLRASMANTGVEVQRQGDQIKLIMPGNITFATDSANIAPSFYQPLNNLANSLKEFNQNQIEIVGYTDSTGSRQHNMDLSQRRAQSVATYLTSQGVSGANLSARGAGPDNPIASNGDVNGRAQNRRVEVNLKAIPGQQYGGQQQPGTVQQYP
- a CDS encoding YhcB family protein gives rise to the protein MEHSLLVWLLPTLALVVGVAIGFLIARVAPNAAPSRTQRQLDDIQERFDSYQNEVVTHFNSTANLVKKLTQSYQEVQDHLAEGANRLALDEQTRQRLLASLHSEAAQAPRERLTPPRDQEPPRDYAPKTPNSPGMLDEHYGLKK
- a CDS encoding tryptophan--tRNA ligase, producing the protein MTNRTRILTGITTTGTPHLGNYAGAIRPAILASRDSNADSFYFLADYHALIKCDDPLRIQRSRLEIAATWLAGGLDVDRVTFYRQSDIPEIPELTWLLTCVAAKGLLNRAHAYKASVDKNLETGEDPDAGITMGLYSYPVLMAADILMFNAHKVPVGRDQIQHVEMARDIGQRFNHLFGQGKEFFTMPEALIEESVATLPGLDGRKMSKSYDNTIPLFSSAKEMKDAISRIVTDSRAPGEAKDPDNSHLFTLFQAFSTPAQADEFRSELLGGLGWGEAKNRLFQLLDNELGESRERYHQLIERPADLEDILQHGAKKARAVATPFLNELREAVGLRSFVNQVQVAATTKKKAAKAARFVSFREDDGSFRFRLLAADGEQLLLSRNFADGKTAGQVTKQLQSGQALDVRSEDLSFSVWLEGECVGDSPAFADVAARDAAVEALRIALTPVQE
- a CDS encoding GlxA family transcriptional regulator gives rise to the protein MASLRYGKQLGHGLTPVFETRLVSPDGKPVNSFSDVVMPVDGGLENADVIILPAFWDDFDTLCQRYPQILPWLREQHARGAVLCGEATGVFWLAEAGLLNGKEATTYWRFFNAFAERFPKVYLNQDKHLTDADNLYCAGGTTSACDLYIYLIERFCGANVAQAVARDILYEVQRSYAPGRIGFGGQKLHQDVIILQIQHWLEEHFADKFRFEDVAREHGMSIRNFMRRFQTATGDKPLHYLQRLRIETAKGLLSGSRKSIKTISYEVGYDDASFFARLFRQHTELSPNQYRQQFQQAA
- a CDS encoding DUF1329 domain-containing protein, with product MKITKSLFHAGVLGLSLLATGVMAAVPAAEADKLGKSLTPMGAEMAGNADGSIPAWKPMPKNAGTVDSKGFLSDPYASEKPLFTITKQNVDQYKAKLAPGQYAMFQRYPDTFKMPVYPSHRGATVPDEVFAAIKKNATTTTLVSGGNGLENFDTAVPFPIPKSGVEVIWNHITRYRGGSVTRLVTQATPQPNGSFSLVYFQDQFVFRDKMKDYDPANPGNILFYFKQKVTAPARLAGGVLLVHETLDQVKEPRSAWVYNAGQRRVRRAPQVSYDGPGTAADGLRTSDNLDMFNGAPDRYDWKLIGKQEMYIASDSYKLDDPKLKYADIIKAGHINQDLARYELRRVWHVTATLKEGQRHIYAKRDFFIDEDTWQAAVIDHYDGRGQLWRVAEAHAQDYYNVQVPWYTLETLYDLQSGRYLALGMKNEEKSAYDFGFTATTSDFTPAALRQDGVR
- a CDS encoding alpha/beta hydrolase — encoded protein: MRETPVVIDGPVGQLESLYLDNEQPRGIALICHPNPVQGGTMLNKVVSTLQRTARDAGLITLRFNYRGVGASEGSHDMGTGEVDDAQAAAAWLLDKHPGLPLTLFGFSFGGFVAASLGGRLEAQGITLKHLFMVAPAVMRLGEQDQLPQQGELTVIQPETDEVIEPQRVYDWSDKLQRPHELLKVAECGHFFHGKLTDLKDLILPRLSN
- a CDS encoding LuxR C-terminal-related transcriptional regulator, which gives rise to MTDLSPLPGPASVAVAALDGRFFRPPLPDGYVLRPRLCERLGAGLGGRLLLVSAPAGFGKSSLAVEFCQSLPAHWQSLWLGLSPRDNDPGRFLERLLEGLQDYFPELGSRALGLLKMRQRHQPFAFEEWLDGLLDELTLHLQPTAPLLLVLDDYHLAQGPVLDRCLQFFLNHLPDGLVVMVTSRQRPDWHLARLRLSRQLLELHEQDLRLTHDEALALLDRHSSSLRGEALENLIQRSEGWVAGLRFWLLAISEVGTESALPQALNGGEGLIREYLLEEVIDCLPAEVQAFLYDTAPQERFCSELCDAVREAHDSAEILRFLLAHQVFLVPLDEHGHWYRYHHLFSDLLRSRPIARALVPAATLHLRACRWFNAQGLLDEAVEQALRAGHLDVAANLVQNLSEEQLLAEQNVGMLLRWKMDLPDSLLISTPRLIVLYSWALGLACQLDAAEELASHLSRFLPAPSATAQKSMLAQWLALKGIIARGRGHREQTIEYCSEALESLPAKRYGQRLMCLSTLSNLAIADGDLWRARGLNRESLELAQRVGNPLFEALAHYDRARVLQARGEILRALDEVRQGLERLRGLSAQRLYAVRARLTLYEGFLLAMRLQPEAARQRLQAGLSEARACRDISVLIGHCVIARLDGSSGDYARAFAELAEAERLMHIWDVPPIYYLAMITLVKCELWLAQGRIDLAEAWLARLGQTYTGERAAAPPEFHPQLPLHVELQQALLDVIQGQPMLAEGRLNVLLENGQQTGRQLLSVMALTQKVSLLLAGGREPEARKALAQALEAASGGVLQPFDLLIKEHADWLRGQLSLTAPAAVGQQLLEQFPQTQARPTAESAATEQLSSRELAVLRLIAQGCSNQEISDQLFISLHTVKTHASHINSKLGVERRTQAVARAKELGVLN